Within Desulfolithobacter dissulfuricans, the genomic segment GCGTTCTTTTCCCGGCACCAGGCCAGATACATGTTTCTTGCCACGGTTGCGGCATGGCTGGTGGCCCTGTTTGCGGCGAAATTCCTCCGCATGACCGTACTCAAAGGCGCCTCCACGCCCTTTGTCATGGAACTGCCGCCGTACCGGCTGCCAACCCTGCGGGGCCTCATGATCCATACCTGGGAACGGACCTGGGAATATATCAAAAAGGCGGGAACCGTCATCCTCGGCATCTCCATTCTGCTCTGGGCCATGATGACCTACCCCGGCCTGCCCGAGGAAACACGGAGCGCCTTTGATCAGAAGCGTCAGGAACTCAGCCAGATTATGTCCGCGGAAGAGATGGACCGTGCCCTGCTGGCCATTGATCAGCAGCAGGCCGAGGCCGCCCTGCGCCACTCTCTAGCCGGCCGGATAGGCACGGCGCTGGAATCGGTTTCCCGGGTGGCCGGCTTTGACTGGCGGACCAACATCGCGCTGGTGGGGGGTTTTGCCGCCAAGGAAGTCATCATCTCCACCCTGGGCACGGCCTATTCGCTTGGTGAAGTTGATCCCGAAGCATCGGGATCTCTCAAGGACCGGCTGATCGCCGATCCACACTGGAACCCGGTCACCGCCCTGGCCGTACTGGCCTTTATCATGTTCTATTCGCCCTGCTTTGTCACCATTGTTGCCATTGCCCGGGAGGCGGGTTCCTGGAAATGGGCTTTTTTCTCCATGGCTTTCAATACGGTCTTTGCCTTTATCCTGGCAGTGATTATCTATCAGACTGGGATGCTGCTTGGTTTTGGTGGGTGATAACACAACCCGCAAAGAACAAAGAATAAACAAAAAATGCGGATTCTTGTCATAGAAGATGACCGGAAAATCGGCTCGTTCCTGCAGAAAGGGCTGCAGGAGGCGGGATACGCTGTTGATCTGGCATCAGATGGTGAGGAAGGGCTTGACGCCATGCAATCAGGCGTCTATGACGCTGCAGTTGTCGACCTCATGCTGCCAAAGCTCGACGGACTGACCCTGATCGAGCGCATCCGCAATCAGGGAATCACCACGCCGGTGCTCATCCTCAGTGCCAAACGATCCGTGGATGACCGGATCAAGGGGCTGCAGCAGGGAGGCGATGATTACATGGTCAAGCCGTTTTCCTTTGGCGAACTGCTGGCCCGTATCCAGGCCCTGATCCGGCGGGACAACCGGTCTGCCGAGACCCACAGCCTGAGTTTTGCAGATCTGCACATGAACCTGCTCACCAGGGAAGTTACCCGGGGAGGACAGGTAATCAACCTGCCGGCCCGGGAATTTGCCCTGCTCGAATACATGCTGCGCAACCAGGGCCGCATCCTTTCCAAGACAAGCATTCTGGAAAAGGTATACGATTACAGCTTTGACCCCCAGACCAACGTGGTCGACGTGCTGGTCTGCCGCCTGCGTAACAAAATCGACAAGGATTTTGACAGCAAACTGATCCACACCGTTCGCGGTATGGGCTATGTCCTCAAACAGGACAGCTGATCTTTCCGGCCTGCCCCACTGTAACCAAACGGCTCCAGTGGACTCACGACAGTAAAGAATGCTGGTTACGGAATCGCAAGTATGTAACCAGTTCAAAGCCAATCACGCTGCCAAGCGTTCCTCCTGCAAACCATGGCAACGCGCGAGTCCACTTAATATCAGCCCCCAGCAGATAGAACAACATCACTGCAAACAGGGCTGCAGTGGGAAAGTAAACAAGCACTGACCGCTCTATGGCTTTCATCTCAACCTTTCTGAGGAAAAAAGGCGCAATCACAGCCCCGCCACTTAAAAAAATCATTCCGCAAACAAGCATGAAGCCAACACCTTCTGAGTGTTGCACCAGGTCAGCCAGGTGGTCATGCTTTGTGAATCCTACCTCGAACTGGGGACAGAAAAACAGGGTAAGAGTCGCGCAGACAGCCTGTATCCCGCCAAGTTTGGCGAAAATTTTCCAAAGGGCGGGGCGCAGATCATCACCGATGGTGGCCCTGAGCTTTTCTGTCAAAATCGCCGGAGGAGTGACGGGGTCAGAATCGACAAACTCAAGAAATTCCTTTTCCCAGTCACTATATTCTTCTTTCCTGTCTCTCATGTCACATCCTCGGGCTTGATAATTTTTCTCAACTTTTTCAAAGCCCTGCTCACAAGTTGACGGGCATTGGAGGAAGTGGTCCCCAATGTTTTTGCAATGTCCTCAAAGGAAAAATCTTCACCATAGCGCAGCTCAATGGCATGGCGCTGCTTTTTGCTGAGGTCCACGTTTTCGGGCAATAATCCGTCCAGGTTATGCTTATCCTCAACCTGGAGGGCCGTCGGGGTCACCTCCAGCTCATCCAGGGACACATCATGGTATTGTTTTTCCTTTTTCCTGTAGTGATCAATCAAACTGTTCCGCAGCACCGCATATAACCACGGCTCAAAAGGAAATTCACTTTTGTACCGTGACCGGGAATGGTGCAGCCTGAGAAATACATCCTGAAAGACTTCATCAATCTCGGCCCGATTTCTCAGTCTTTTGTGTAAATAGCCATACACCAGGGATTTATACCTGTCATAGAGGCAATTAAACGCCTCCATATCTCCCCCCTGATACAGAACCATGAGCTCTGATCCACCCATGGAGGTGTATGACTTTTTATTTTCATTCATAGATATATTCGTCAGGGAGTGCTGTTTTGTGACATGAACTATCCCATCCCCTCAAAACCAGCTTAACCGGGGTGTCGGTTTTTACTTGACCAGCTCAAAGAGCGCAAGCCCAAAGCAGCAGGGCTTGCCGTGCAGTCAGGGCACACAATTTCCCTTTATCCCCCTCCTCATGCCCGTGCCCGTGAATAAACTACCTCAACTGGATAAATGAAAAACTTTTCCCCTCGTCATCCGCCATACCCTCCCGAAGGATCGCCCCTTACCTTCACATTACTATCCAGCTGATACTACAGACTTTCCAGCTTACAAACAGGCGCTTTGACAGTGCCATTTCAGGCGGCCTCGGGCCAAGGGGACAGAATTTTATCAACCCGGCAAAAAAATAATTGTCACAAACCCGGGCTCGTCTGCGAACTCAACAGTATAGCCGCATCGTATTGGTCGCGGGCGGCACCCTGGCCGGGAACATACCGTTGTAAAGACCGTTAAACACAACCTGAATCAAGGAGAGCTTACCAACCATGAAACCACGCAAAACCATTCTGATCACCCTGTTTGTTCTGGTATCTTTACCCCTTGTTACCGTAGGGAACGCTTTGGCCCACTGCGACACCGTAGACGGCCCGGTGGTCAAAACAGCGCGGATTGCACTTGACAGGGAAGATATCACCCCTTTGCTGAAATGGGTCCGACCGGACAAGGAAGATGAAATCCGGGCCGCCTTTCAGAAAACTCTGGCCATGCGCGCCAAAGGACCGGATGTCAAAGAGTTTGCAGACACCTACTTTTTCGAAACCCTGGTCCGCATCCACCGCGCAGGGGAAGGAGCACCCTACACGGGACTGAAACCCGGAGGAGCAGTGGACCCGGCGGTTGCCCTGGCTGACAAGGCCCTGGAGAACGGCAATGTTGACAAGCTGGTCACAGTCCTCACCAATGCGATGGCAAGTGGTATCCGGGAGCGTTTTCAGCTGGTCAAGGAAACCAGGAAACATGCGGATGATTCTGTGGCAGCCGGCCGGGAATTCGTCGAATCCTACGTTACCTTCACCCACTACGTGGAAGGGCTCCATGGACTGATCAAAGGCGGAGCAGCCCATCATGGCGAAGCAGGGCATTGATTACAGTCCTCCATAACCAGAGTAAAAACAAAATCGAGTAGGGTGAGGCAAGGTAATTAAGCTTGCCTCATCCCTCTCACAGAACCGTACGTACGGGCCTCGTATACGGCTCCTGTTTATTTTCCTTCATACTGAAACAGAAATTCCGGTCTGTACAGATGCGAGGTCAAAGAGCCCCATTTCCCCATGCAGGCAGCTGTTGGGAAGGGCATAATGGCTCAGTGGACTTGCTGCATTGGCCCAGGAGTTCATCTTGATACTTTTGAACTCTCCTCTATAGCCCAGCTGTCTCAGTCTGCGGTGTAGCCTGCGCGGCTTTTTCCACAGCTTCAACTGAACAGCACGCAGCCGTCTTCTGATCCACCTCATCAGCC encodes:
- a CDS encoding DUF6448 family protein, with protein sequence MKPRKTILITLFVLVSLPLVTVGNALAHCDTVDGPVVKTARIALDREDITPLLKWVRPDKEDEIRAAFQKTLAMRAKGPDVKEFADTYFFETLVRIHRAGEGAPYTGLKPGGAVDPAVALADKALENGNVDKLVTVLTNAMASGIRERFQLVKETRKHADDSVAAGREFVESYVTFTHYVEGLHGLIKGGAAHHGEAGH
- a CDS encoding response regulator, with the translated sequence MRILVIEDDRKIGSFLQKGLQEAGYAVDLASDGEEGLDAMQSGVYDAAVVDLMLPKLDGLTLIERIRNQGITTPVLILSAKRSVDDRIKGLQQGGDDYMVKPFSFGELLARIQALIRRDNRSAETHSLSFADLHMNLLTREVTRGGQVINLPAREFALLEYMLRNQGRILSKTSILEKVYDYSFDPQTNVVDVLVCRLRNKIDKDFDSKLIHTVRGMGYVLKQDS
- a CDS encoding RNA polymerase sigma factor, translated to MNENKKSYTSMGGSELMVLYQGGDMEAFNCLYDRYKSLVYGYLHKRLRNRAEIDEVFQDVFLRLHHSRSRYKSEFPFEPWLYAVLRNSLIDHYRKKEKQYHDVSLDELEVTPTALQVEDKHNLDGLLPENVDLSKKQRHAIELRYGEDFSFEDIAKTLGTTSSNARQLVSRALKKLRKIIKPEDVT